From Terriglobia bacterium, one genomic window encodes:
- a CDS encoding beta-propeller fold lactonase family protein: MPRETRFAFVANYFSNSISSYEVDPQTGRLTLRNTLPAGGVNSRVVVVEPSGRFAYVGNQGSDNISVFAIDTSSGELSMVGQPVPTGHGPRFMLFGPTGNLLYVVNQDSNEISVFSINKSTGILTLVDNPAQSDDLPVALALYPSGQFAYVANANSSDITVYRIDSAGRLGLTGAVPAPTNPVWLTIHPNGKFAYTANFGSNDISTFSVDATDGSLRPQVGRTTTDAPTSINIDSHGRFAYVTNTRANTISVFAIDADTGALTPVSITQTGNNPVAFILDPSGRFAYAVNQGSDDVTQYSVDPATGLLTQVGSSVDTGEGPVWLTLRK, from the coding sequence ATGCCCAGGGAGACTCGCTTTGCGTTTGTGGCGAACTATTTTTCAAACAGCATTTCCAGTTATGAAGTGGACCCGCAAACCGGCAGGTTGACGCTGAGGAACACGCTTCCAGCCGGTGGTGTGAACTCCAGAGTTGTCGTTGTAGAGCCTTCCGGTCGATTCGCTTATGTTGGAAATCAAGGGTCTGACAATATCTCCGTTTTTGCTATCGACACGAGCTCCGGTGAGTTGTCCATGGTTGGTCAACCTGTTCCAACCGGCCACGGACCCCGATTCATGCTTTTCGGACCGACGGGGAATTTGCTTTACGTTGTGAATCAAGACTCCAACGAGATCTCGGTATTTTCGATCAACAAGAGCACGGGAATCTTAACGCTCGTTGACAACCCAGCCCAATCAGACGACCTGCCAGTGGCGTTGGCACTGTATCCGTCGGGACAATTTGCGTATGTAGCAAATGCCAATTCCAGTGACATAACCGTGTACAGGATTGACAGCGCAGGAAGGTTGGGGCTTACCGGTGCAGTTCCGGCCCCCACAAATCCCGTCTGGCTTACGATTCACCCAAATGGGAAGTTCGCCTACACTGCCAACTTTGGGTCCAATGACATTTCCACCTTCTCAGTCGACGCAACGGATGGAAGTTTACGACCGCAGGTCGGGCGCACCACAACGGATGCCCCTACCTCGATCAATATCGATTCGCATGGCCGGTTTGCGTACGTGACTAACACGAGGGCAAATACGATATCCGTGTTCGCAATAGATGCGGACACAGGCGCTTTGACCCCAGTTTCAATCACGCAAACCGGGAACAATCCAGTCGCCTTCATCCTCGATCCCTCGGGGCGATTTGCGTATGCCGTCAACCAAGGTTCAGATGACGTAACCCAATATAGCGTCGACCCTGCCACCGGCTTATTGACCCAGGTTGGATCGTCTGTCGACACTGGTGAGGGCCCGGTATGGCTAACGCTAAGGAAATGA
- a CDS encoding GNAT family N-acetyltransferase, producing the protein MANAKEMKKRNTGVLSNRDGFLSLNQVTIRSAQLRDLERLASLCCALWPKRSLEDNFGELRLILEGKTELVLTMPLAIFIAETNSKELVGFVEVDLRSHADGCSPAKPAAYIEGWYVAESFSRRGVGKMLIEKAEEWARTQHCLEIASDATIDNWKSHRAHEALGYEVVDACVHFRKDLGGRRQQK; encoded by the coding sequence ATGGCTAACGCTAAGGAAATGAAGAAGCGGAACACCGGCGTTCTCTCAAACCGTGACGGATTCTTGTCGCTGAATCAAGTCACGATTAGAAGCGCTCAGTTGCGCGATCTCGAGCGATTAGCAAGCCTTTGCTGTGCGCTCTGGCCGAAGCGTTCGCTCGAAGACAACTTCGGAGAGCTTCGACTGATTCTCGAGGGTAAAACTGAACTAGTCCTTACCATGCCGCTCGCCATCTTCATCGCAGAAACCAACTCGAAAGAGTTGGTCGGGTTTGTGGAAGTCGACCTGCGTTCGCATGCGGACGGATGCAGTCCCGCAAAGCCAGCAGCATATATTGAAGGATGGTATGTTGCGGAGAGCTTCAGTCGGCGTGGAGTAGGGAAGATGCTGATTGAAAAGGCTGAGGAGTGGGCACGCACTCAGCACTGTCTTGAAATTGCATCAGACGCAACTATCGATAACTGGAAATCCCATCGTGCACACGAGGCCTTGGGCTATGAAGTCGTGGATGCTTGTGTTCATTTCCGCAAGGACTTGGGCGGGCGTCGTCAGCAAAAGTGA
- a CDS encoding alanyl-tRNA editing protein, whose protein sequence is MNPTKRLYWEDDHASHATGVILCVRGTDVALDQTCFYPGGGGQPADRGILSTEETSVTVNDVKADPDGILWHCCEWADPGWEQKTAQLSLDLPRRSALSRYHTVLHLVNTIALRDYGAWITGAQIDVEYARIDFKWDGFSPSLCNDVEAKVNREIGSSRSIRAYSITEAEFNARPELLRTLKVRPPVFDGRVRIVEIAGFDAQACGGTHIENTTLIGRMSVERVENKGSINKRLYVKLNSKQN, encoded by the coding sequence ATGAACCCAACGAAACGACTTTATTGGGAAGACGATCACGCTTCACATGCGACTGGCGTGATTTTGTGTGTTCGCGGCACAGATGTGGCTCTCGATCAGACGTGCTTTTATCCAGGTGGCGGAGGCCAACCGGCAGATCGAGGGATTCTGTCGACCGAAGAAACATCGGTAACTGTGAATGATGTTAAAGCCGATCCTGATGGAATCCTGTGGCATTGCTGCGAATGGGCAGATCCGGGTTGGGAACAAAAGACAGCACAACTTTCGTTGGACCTACCACGCAGGTCTGCGCTGTCCAGATATCACACCGTGCTTCACCTCGTGAACACGATTGCACTTCGCGATTATGGCGCGTGGATCACGGGCGCGCAAATCGATGTTGAGTACGCTCGCATTGACTTCAAGTGGGATGGATTCTCGCCTTCGTTGTGCAACGACGTCGAGGCTAAAGTTAATCGGGAAATCGGTTCAAGTCGGTCCATTCGGGCCTATTCCATTACCGAAGCGGAATTTAATGCCCGCCCCGAACTGCTTCGGACTCTGAAGGTGCGCCCACCCGTTTTCGATGGCCGCGTTCGGATAGTTGAAATCGCAGGGTTTGACGCGCAGGCATGCGGTGGAACTCACATCGAAAATACGACCCTCATCGGCAGGATGTCAGTGGAGCGCGTTGAGAATAAGGGGAGCATTAACAAGCGTCTTTACGTTAAGCTCAACTCCAAGCAGAATTGA
- a CDS encoding DoxX family protein: MFHSHVTRTRLALLPLRLVIGFGFAAHGFAKLHRGPERFANILAAIGVPQPHLTAWVTSLVEFFGGIAMMAGAFVALLTVPFTVIMLTALFTVHLRYGFSSITLKAVTASGAEFGPVGYELNLLYIAGLLVLAIGGPSAFSIDGWFHRRKFYCSSSNCCRSEID, from the coding sequence GTGTTTCACTCGCATGTCACACGAACCAGGTTGGCGTTGTTGCCATTGCGTTTGGTGATCGGATTCGGATTTGCCGCGCACGGATTTGCCAAACTCCACCGCGGCCCCGAGAGATTTGCTAATATCCTTGCCGCCATCGGCGTTCCTCAGCCACACCTGACGGCATGGGTTACCTCTCTTGTTGAGTTCTTCGGCGGCATTGCCATGATGGCCGGTGCGTTCGTCGCACTCCTGACTGTGCCATTTACAGTCATTATGTTGACGGCATTGTTTACCGTTCACCTTCGATACGGATTTTCATCTATAACCCTGAAAGCAGTTACAGCGTCAGGAGCTGAGTTTGGGCCAGTTGGGTATGAGCTGAATCTGCTTTACATTGCCGGACTGCTGGTCCTGGCAATCGGCGGACCTAGTGCATTTTCGATAGACGGATGGTTCCACCGCAGGAAGTTCTATTGCTCAAGTAGCAATTGCTGCAGGTCCGAGATAGATTGA
- a CDS encoding response regulator transcription factor codes for MGMWEVKSLGPTEFEKTSMLQVATRDELSLESLVSLLSSETESYFEIVFRFQKEDRRAEIVLTSAAEANQSLKRHFIGDLEHKQLHVVPPSVTTRLHITDTWARFDEVEIDFQRMTVLRSGQSIVLTAHEFKTLKYFVSHPEVVISRAQLLDEVWGYQNYPTTRTVDNRIMKLRKKLEADPTKPAHFLTVHGIGYKFVP; via the coding sequence ATGGGTATGTGGGAGGTTAAATCATTGGGACCGACAGAGTTTGAGAAAACCTCGATGCTGCAAGTCGCAACACGGGATGAACTTTCTCTGGAAAGCCTGGTTTCACTCCTGTCCAGCGAAACTGAATCCTACTTCGAAATCGTGTTCAGGTTTCAGAAGGAGGATCGTCGGGCAGAAATAGTGCTCACCAGTGCCGCAGAGGCCAATCAATCGTTAAAGAGGCACTTCATCGGCGACTTGGAGCACAAGCAACTGCACGTTGTACCCCCCTCGGTCACAACCAGATTGCACATTACTGATACGTGGGCGCGCTTCGACGAAGTGGAGATTGATTTCCAAAGGATGACAGTTTTGCGTAGCGGGCAGTCCATCGTCCTGACAGCTCATGAATTCAAAACATTGAAATACTTCGTCTCGCATCCAGAAGTGGTTATAAGTCGAGCACAACTTCTGGACGAAGTCTGGGGATATCAGAACTATCCCACTACTCGTACCGTCGATAACCGCATTATGAAGCTGCGAAAAAAGCTTGAGGCCGATCCAACAAAGCCTGCCCACTTCCTGACTGTTCACGGTATTGGCTATAAATTCGTACCGTAA
- a CDS encoding DUF2231 domain-containing protein, whose translation MSPFDLKSVVLARHAQHVVLIHFPIALFTTAVAFDFLWQWTQREEFAIVTYLNLLLAAATTLPTVVSGLLAWRWALEGQQLKGVLLVHLLLGTSATAVVLFVAWIHTIARRAPRTALPGYRLAIEFTAVMLIAATAHLGGILTGVNGPY comes from the coding sequence GTGAGTCCTTTTGACCTCAAAAGTGTGGTGTTGGCACGGCATGCACAACATGTCGTGCTAATTCATTTCCCAATTGCGCTTTTCACCACCGCCGTGGCCTTTGACTTCCTGTGGCAATGGACACAACGGGAAGAATTCGCGATAGTCACCTATCTCAATCTTCTACTTGCGGCGGCAACCACTCTGCCCACCGTGGTTTCCGGCTTGTTGGCTTGGCGCTGGGCATTAGAAGGGCAACAACTAAAGGGTGTCTTGTTGGTTCACCTGCTGCTCGGCACCTCGGCGACAGCGGTCGTCCTTTTCGTTGCATGGATCCATACGATCGCAAGACGTGCACCACGGACAGCACTGCCGGGCTATCGATTAGCGATTGAATTTACGGCCGTCATGTTAATTGCGGCAACAGCGCACCTAGGCGGCATATTAACTGGCGTTAACGGACCCTATTGA
- a CDS encoding cupredoxin family copper-binding protein produces MRRTLLILAALLILQFTALAVVSSKTADDESTNAPTSAQITIDNFSFGPETLTVAVGTTVTWTNHDDIPHNIVSTEKVFKSKVLDTNESYSFTFTKAGVFPYFCSIHPKMTGKVVVK; encoded by the coding sequence ATGAGAAGAACTCTATTGATTTTAGCTGCCTTGCTAATACTCCAATTTACCGCACTGGCGGTCGTGTCGAGCAAGACAGCCGATGACGAATCGACTAACGCTCCGACCAGCGCCCAGATAACGATCGACAATTTCAGCTTCGGGCCGGAAACACTCACCGTTGCGGTGGGCACAACTGTCACATGGACGAATCATGACGACATTCCTCACAACATTGTAAGCACGGAGAAAGTTTTCAAATCCAAGGTTCTGGACACGAATGAAAGCTATTCATTCACATTTACCAAAGCAGGGGTTTTTCCATACTTCTGCTCAATCCATCCGAAGATGACAGGCAAAGTAGTCGTCAAGTAA
- a CDS encoding metallophosphoesterase, whose protein sequence is MAESNEYLLNNDQHTDGIDRRGFLKCMAWAGTGAICVMKAGVLQSYALSEISQGPDKFMGDLSFVQISDSHMGFNKPANPDVTGTLIAAVNKINALPSSPEFILHTGDITHLSKPEEFDLMDQIIKSANPKNVFYVPGEHDVLTDDGKGFLERCGRGTKGDGWYSFDHKGVHFIGLVNVLNLKAGGLGTLGPEQLKWMRDDVRHLKHSTPVVVFAHIPLWTVYPEWGWGTEDSAEALSYLKKFGSVTVLNGHIHQVMQKVEGNVTFHSAASTAFPQPQPGMAKSPGPMTVPADKLKSLLGITAVTQIHGKHSIAVVDSTLEG, encoded by the coding sequence ATGGCTGAATCGAATGAATATCTTCTAAATAACGATCAACATACCGATGGGATAGATCGTAGAGGATTCCTGAAATGCATGGCATGGGCTGGAACGGGAGCAATTTGTGTGATGAAAGCTGGTGTGCTCCAGTCGTATGCCCTCAGCGAGATATCCCAAGGGCCCGACAAATTCATGGGCGACCTGAGCTTCGTCCAAATCAGCGACAGCCATATGGGGTTCAACAAGCCGGCAAATCCAGATGTCACAGGAACCCTCATAGCGGCCGTAAACAAAATCAACGCACTCCCCTCTTCTCCCGAATTCATCCTGCATACGGGCGACATAACGCACCTCTCCAAACCTGAAGAGTTCGACTTGATGGACCAGATCATCAAGAGTGCCAATCCGAAGAACGTCTTCTACGTTCCTGGAGAACATGACGTCCTTACTGACGATGGGAAGGGCTTCCTGGAAAGATGCGGGCGGGGGACCAAGGGAGATGGCTGGTACAGTTTCGACCACAAGGGTGTTCATTTCATTGGGCTCGTCAACGTACTAAACCTGAAGGCGGGAGGTCTTGGAACCCTCGGTCCGGAACAGCTGAAATGGATGCGGGACGACGTGCGACATCTAAAGCACAGCACCCCCGTTGTCGTCTTTGCCCATATTCCTTTGTGGACGGTCTATCCGGAATGGGGCTGGGGAACAGAAGATAGTGCCGAAGCCCTTTCGTATCTGAAGAAATTCGGGTCTGTGACAGTCCTGAATGGCCATATCCACCAGGTGATGCAAAAAGTCGAAGGGAACGTGACCTTTCATTCGGCCGCCTCCACTGCCTTTCCCCAACCGCAACCCGGTATGGCTAAGTCCCCTGGACCGATGACAGTACCGGCCGACAAGTTGAAATCTCTATTGGGAATAACCGCCGTAACCCAGATACACGGAAAGCACTCCATCGCTGTCGTTGATTCAACGCTTGAGGGCTAA
- a CDS encoding tetratricopeptide repeat protein, which translates to MKALAVGLVVVVCLAATLWLRSRMASTPTIRSLAVLPFESLSTDANQDYFADGVTDQLISDLGQLHDLRVISRTSVMGYKRAHKPLPEIGRELNVDAIVEGTVIRSGTQVRITAQLIEASSDKHLWAQSYDGNLSETLELQSKVAVAIADQVRIKLSHQDQVALEHAKPVNPDAYVSYLKGRYFWNKRTPDTLKVALSYFNQAIEEDPAYAQAYTGLADTYALLGDWQYGVMSPKEALPKAKEAALKALELDNSLAEAHTSLAFCLRSFEWNFRVAEDEFKRAIELNPGYATAHHWYAWHLAILGRYTEAIAEMRKAQSLDPLSLVINADLAELLEIAHSYDESIAQSKKTIELDPNFGLAHNHLGQAYFDKHMYNEAIAELKTAVRLSGGSPTCVANLARSYAAAGDKKDAFRLLEDLKTRSSEMHSYGSEIAIVYASLGDNDQAMAWLEKSYSEKFNPGVLMRPGFDPLRSDPRFQDLVHRIGL; encoded by the coding sequence GTGAAGGCCCTGGCAGTAGGTTTGGTCGTAGTTGTCTGTTTGGCGGCGACACTCTGGCTACGTTCACGGATGGCCTCTACCCCTACCATTCGTTCGCTGGCTGTCCTTCCATTTGAAAGCCTTTCGACTGATGCGAACCAGGATTACTTCGCCGACGGCGTGACAGATCAACTGATCTCTGATCTTGGACAGTTGCACGACCTGCGGGTGATATCCCGAACTTCTGTGATGGGATACAAGCGCGCACATAAGCCATTGCCTGAAATCGGCAGAGAGTTAAACGTCGATGCGATCGTTGAAGGCACAGTAATTCGTTCGGGTACTCAGGTTCGGATCACGGCACAGCTGATTGAAGCGTCTTCAGACAAACATCTTTGGGCACAAAGTTATGACGGCAATCTGAGCGAGACACTTGAACTCCAGAGCAAGGTTGCCGTTGCAATCGCTGACCAGGTGAGAATCAAGCTCAGTCACCAGGATCAAGTCGCACTGGAACACGCGAAACCGGTTAACCCCGATGCGTATGTCTCGTATCTGAAGGGGAGATACTTCTGGAACAAGCGGACCCCCGACACCTTGAAAGTGGCGCTGAGCTACTTCAATCAAGCGATAGAAGAAGACCCCGCTTATGCACAAGCATATACAGGGCTGGCGGATACTTATGCACTCTTGGGAGATTGGCAATATGGTGTGATGTCCCCAAAAGAGGCACTGCCCAAAGCGAAGGAAGCTGCGCTCAAGGCATTAGAGCTGGACAATTCACTTGCGGAAGCACACACATCTCTGGCGTTTTGCTTGCGGAGCTTCGAATGGAACTTCCGCGTTGCTGAAGACGAATTTAAGCGTGCCATTGAACTGAATCCAGGGTATGCCACTGCCCACCATTGGTATGCTTGGCATCTTGCAATCCTCGGGCGCTACACGGAAGCGATTGCGGAAATGAGAAAAGCTCAAAGCCTGGATCCCCTTTCGCTTGTCATCAACGCCGATCTTGCTGAGCTGCTGGAGATCGCTCATTCCTACGACGAGTCAATCGCGCAAAGCAAGAAGACTATTGAACTGGATCCGAACTTTGGTCTCGCTCACAATCACCTAGGACAAGCTTACTTTGACAAGCATATGTACAACGAAGCGATTGCAGAGTTGAAGACGGCTGTACGGTTATCCGGCGGTAGCCCGACTTGCGTCGCAAACCTTGCACGCAGTTACGCGGCCGCCGGAGACAAAAAGGATGCTTTCCGCTTACTTGAAGACCTAAAGACCCGGTCGAGTGAGATGCATTCTTATGGTTCTGAGATTGCAATCGTTTACGCATCTCTTGGAGACAACGACCAGGCAATGGCATGGTTGGAAAAGAGCTACAGCGAGAAATTCAATCCCGGTGTTCTTATGCGGCCAGGTTTTGATCCACTGCGCAGTGACCCTCGATTTCAAGATTTAGTTCACCGCATCGGTCTCTGA
- a CDS encoding beta-propeller fold lactonase family protein: MIRTARVVFGVTLMLSMAFSSFGEAQSSASRNDRFALFVMTNSAVKNEVISFTPGTDGQLHKFRAFATGGRGSGGVTDPLESQGSLTLSEDRELLFAVNAGSGELTVFRVQGPELARLDVVPSGGSNPTAVAQRGNLVFVLNAGGGSNVTVFALQPNGKLRQIDGAKSFLSSNNPRAGSLAISPDRRFLLVTEKATNQLDAFPINPNGTLGPAVRTPSAGPGLFAVVFAPNGLAITSETGPGTPGNTSAVSSYALAPNGTLVPISVSIPTAGAATCWQVVTPNGKFLYTANSATSTISGFRIGLNGTLDPLPGTVLANLSQGAVDLDVAVSSDGRFLYSLNSGSGTVGVFQINQDGTLNELGELEGLTATAGFNGIAAR, encoded by the coding sequence ATGATCAGGACAGCCCGGGTTGTGTTCGGTGTCACATTGATGCTGAGCATGGCTTTTTCAAGTTTTGGTGAAGCTCAATCTTCAGCGAGCAGGAACGACCGCTTCGCCCTATTCGTGATGACAAATTCTGCTGTAAAAAATGAAGTCATCTCGTTCACCCCTGGCACCGATGGCCAGTTGCACAAATTCCGTGCTTTTGCGACCGGCGGAAGAGGCAGCGGGGGAGTAACGGATCCATTGGAGTCGCAGGGGTCATTGACTCTCAGCGAAGATCGTGAACTGTTGTTCGCGGTCAATGCGGGGTCTGGAGAACTTACAGTTTTTCGTGTGCAAGGACCTGAACTGGCACGCCTCGACGTAGTTCCCTCTGGCGGTAGCAATCCCACTGCGGTTGCGCAACGTGGAAATCTTGTTTTCGTACTGAATGCCGGAGGAGGCAGCAACGTGACTGTCTTCGCTCTCCAGCCTAATGGGAAGCTTCGTCAAATTGACGGTGCCAAATCGTTCCTGAGTTCAAATAATCCCCGTGCAGGGTCGCTCGCAATCTCCCCGGACAGACGCTTCCTTCTTGTAACAGAGAAAGCTACAAACCAATTGGATGCATTCCCAATCAATCCAAATGGAACGCTTGGTCCTGCAGTAAGGACTCCAAGCGCCGGCCCAGGGCTGTTTGCAGTTGTATTTGCGCCGAACGGCTTGGCAATAACTTCTGAGACCGGGCCGGGAACGCCGGGCAACACTTCCGCAGTTTCGTCATACGCCCTGGCTCCAAACGGGACACTTGTGCCCATCAGCGTAAGCATCCCGACGGCAGGTGCTGCCACTTGCTGGCAAGTCGTGACTCCAAATGGAAAGTTCCTGTATACGGCAAACTCAGCGACATCAACCATCTCGGGATTCCGCATCGGATTGAATGGGACACTCGATCCGCTGCCCGGAACAGTTCTCGCTAATCTGTCGCAGGGCGCTGTAGATCTGGATGTTGCTGTGAGCTCAGACGGGCGCTTTCTCTACTCCCTGAATTCCGGATCGGGGACTGTCGGTGTATTCCAGATTAACCAAGACGGGACACTAAACGAGTTGGGAGAACTGGAGGGGCTGACTGCCACTGCTGGATTTAACGGAATTGCTGCTCGATAG
- a CDS encoding VOC family protein, whose product MLIPLHGVFEAHLNVSKLHRALAFYNGVLGLPLAASFPERRVSFVWVGDPGQSMLGLWEVGTSPQKSLSHVALRISRSDLPKALVELHEAGVQALDFEGKPADAPVVLAWMPAAAIYFRDPDDNLLELIAMLPDPPRPTLGVVSWRDWIHRSPESELVNQPILPIPANGSLLQKMLYGREQ is encoded by the coding sequence TTGCTGATTCCACTACATGGCGTCTTTGAAGCTCATCTGAACGTATCAAAGCTTCACCGGGCATTGGCCTTTTACAATGGCGTTCTGGGGCTGCCTTTAGCGGCAAGTTTTCCCGAAAGGCGGGTAAGCTTCGTGTGGGTCGGTGATCCGGGCCAGTCGATGCTCGGGCTGTGGGAAGTTGGAACTTCGCCCCAGAAATCGCTCTCTCACGTTGCACTCAGAATCTCACGCAGCGACTTGCCGAAGGCTCTCGTCGAGTTACATGAAGCCGGCGTCCAGGCCCTGGATTTCGAAGGCAAACCGGCAGATGCACCTGTCGTACTGGCTTGGATGCCGGCAGCCGCAATATACTTCCGAGATCCAGATGACAATCTCTTGGAATTGATAGCAATGCTTCCCGATCCGCCCCGGCCTACTCTTGGAGTTGTATCGTGGCGGGATTGGATTCATCGCTCCCCTGAGAGTGAATTGGTAAATCAGCCCATTCTTCCAATCCCTGCGAACGGGTCGTTACTTCAGAAGATGCTATATGGCAGAGAACAATAG
- a CDS encoding carboxymuconolactone decarboxylase family protein → MHYHDSEDLKHLGSLKKLAPVEFAAFVSFDQTVGQDDGKIPRKYRELIAIAVACTTQCPYCLEVHTRAAKVAGASREEVAEASFLAAALRAGAAVTHGSLAVRLFDQADVPQANVNAAD, encoded by the coding sequence TTGCATTATCACGACTCGGAAGACCTGAAGCATTTGGGAAGCCTGAAAAAACTGGCGCCTGTTGAATTTGCAGCGTTTGTTTCGTTCGATCAGACGGTTGGGCAAGATGATGGGAAGATTCCTAGAAAATATCGTGAGCTGATCGCGATTGCGGTCGCGTGCACTACTCAATGCCCCTACTGCCTCGAGGTACATACGCGAGCTGCAAAAGTTGCAGGAGCGTCGCGCGAAGAAGTGGCTGAGGCTAGTTTCTTGGCGGCCGCTTTGAGAGCAGGCGCAGCAGTCACTCATGGCTCCTTGGCTGTGAGGTTGTTTGATCAGGCCGATGTTCCGCAAGCGAATGTTAATGCTGCCGACTAG
- a CDS encoding haloacid dehalogenase type II — translation MDRRRFIAMVGATSVGSAMGASNFRPPYSPSSRKVRAIAFDAFVIFDPRPIAKRVEEVFPGRGPQLTVQWRSRQFEYTWLRTSGAQYKDFWHVTDDALTQVTESMGVELDSNEREYLMSAYLELPIWPEVPAVLEKVRHRRIRMAFLSNFTAEMMRTNLRRAGLSEYFEDLLTTDRVKSFKPSPRAYQMGLDHFGLARNEVLFAAFAGWDAVGAKWFGYPTAWVNRAKMPPERLDLTPDFTLADMDELSEVIPFK, via the coding sequence ATGGACAGACGCAGATTCATAGCGATGGTTGGCGCAACGTCAGTTGGTTCAGCAATGGGAGCCAGCAATTTTAGACCCCCATACTCGCCTTCTTCTCGAAAGGTGCGGGCAATTGCATTCGATGCATTTGTGATCTTCGATCCGCGCCCCATTGCAAAGCGGGTTGAAGAAGTATTCCCTGGCCGGGGACCTCAACTGACAGTGCAGTGGCGCTCCCGTCAATTTGAATACACTTGGCTTCGAACGTCTGGAGCACAGTACAAGGATTTCTGGCATGTAACTGATGACGCCTTGACCCAGGTAACAGAGTCAATGGGAGTTGAACTTGATTCGAACGAGAGAGAGTACTTGATGAGTGCCTATCTCGAGCTTCCGATATGGCCTGAAGTACCGGCAGTATTGGAAAAGGTTCGGCACCGGAGAATCAGAATGGCGTTTCTATCTAATTTCACAGCCGAAATGATGCGCACGAATCTCCGCAGGGCAGGTCTTTCCGAATACTTCGAAGATCTCCTAACAACAGATAGGGTGAAATCGTTCAAACCAAGTCCACGGGCATATCAGATGGGGCTCGACCATTTCGGCCTGGCGAGGAATGAGGTACTGTTCGCAGCATTTGCTGGTTGGGACGCGGTCGGGGCTAAGTGGTTCGGATATCCGACCGCCTGGGTCAATCGGGCGAAAATGCCTCCCGAGCGACTCGACCTCACCCCCGACTTTACGTTGGCTGATATGGATGAGCTATCAGAAGTAATTCCGTTTAAGTGA
- a CDS encoding DUF1223 domain-containing protein produces MRVAISVLVPLSMLLLSVAGFSQQKRPTPVVVELFTSEGCSSCPPADHLLEQFRRAKQEEFQLILLGEHVDYWDGLGWKDRFSSRVFTDRQSAYSHRFKLGSAYTPQMVVDGRLEIVGNDAPAISKAIHTESTRAKPIELQLVWSTPTLLDVTIRGVTRAESTLMLAITEDNVTTNVRAGENGGRILRHTAVVRKLEKLGTISAGSYHSAVPTELDASWKKNNIMVVVWVEDRSGITGAASIDTAH; encoded by the coding sequence ATGCGTGTTGCCATTTCTGTTCTTGTCCCGCTGTCGATGCTCTTGCTTAGCGTAGCTGGCTTTTCCCAACAAAAGAGACCCACTCCAGTCGTTGTGGAGCTTTTCACCTCAGAAGGATGCTCGAGTTGCCCGCCTGCGGACCACCTCCTTGAGCAATTCCGACGCGCAAAGCAAGAAGAGTTCCAATTGATTCTCCTGGGGGAACACGTGGACTACTGGGACGGCCTTGGATGGAAGGACCGTTTCTCGTCCCGTGTATTCACCGATCGCCAATCCGCTTACTCGCATCGGTTCAAGCTTGGAAGTGCATATACACCCCAGATGGTAGTTGATGGGCGACTTGAGATAGTAGGAAACGATGCGCCTGCCATCAGCAAGGCGATTCACACAGAGAGTACACGCGCAAAACCGATTGAACTACAACTTGTATGGTCCACGCCGACTTTACTTGATGTCACTATTCGGGGTGTGACTCGTGCTGAATCTACATTAATGTTGGCGATCACGGAGGACAACGTGACAACGAATGTCCGTGCCGGGGAGAATGGTGGGCGGATATTGCGCCACACCGCAGTCGTGAGGAAATTAGAGAAATTGGGAACTATTTCTGCCGGCTCCTATCATTCCGCTGTTCCGACCGAGCTTGATGCTTCCTGGAAGAAGAACAACATTATGGTTGTGGTTTGGGTGGAAGATCGTAGTGGAATCACAGGTGCAGCTTCGATCGACACTGCCCATTAG